From one Mya arenaria isolate MELC-2E11 chromosome 4, ASM2691426v1 genomic stretch:
- the LOC128230513 gene encoding cysteine--tRNA ligase, cytoplasmic-like, which yields MADTSGKTKRSQPAWKAPVPAQEPAKLKLYNSLTRQKDVFVPQTGNTVLWYCCGPTVYDTSHMGHARSYISFDILRRVMSGYFNYNVIYSMNITDIDDKIIRRARQNHLWEAYMAEGKPWNAVVEDTVVAMKPFGEKLVNETDPDKKAMYERMKTRIELAVTAMEAAANNGQECQEARKNLLLASKDVLADWLDVQHGSEVTDKLIFSKLSSHFEEEYHSDMDSLNVLPADVLTRVSEYVPEIIEFVQRIIKNGYGYESNGSIYFDVGAFSSKPDHYYAKLVPEAYGDMKALKEGEGELSISEDRMGEKRSPNDFALWKAGKPGEPLWDSPWGKGRPGWHIECSVMASSILGETLDIHTGGVDLKFPHHDNELAQAEACYENNNWVQYFVHSGHLTIEGCKMSKSLKNFISIKDALKKHSARQLRLLFLLHSWKDTLDYGTDTMTMALKYEKLVTEFYHMLKDVKRNVPGSGVAAFDKWGPEEVILNNKFTEAREEVHEAICDSIDTKRTCAIVKKLISACNIYVPEAQTRSRPNRKLLENIGDYILNIFRIFGAVGETEDWLTVPGAGTNQGTVDVEETVMPYLTVFANFREDIRKVAREEKVSSVLKVCDQLRDDVLPELGVRLEDKEGQPPVIKLADRETLLREKQEKLKQEEAKRLEKEKKKQKAEAEKAAKEAQKRIPPTDMFRRETDKYSQFDDKGMPTHDAAGKEISKSALKKLTKLYEQQEKKYNEYLQSQGERAPGDGAQ from the exons GATGTGTTTGTTCCGCAGACAGGCAACACTGTGCTATGGTACTGCTGTGGACCGACTGTATACGACACTTCCCATATGGGACATGCACGATCATACATTTCCTTCGACATTCTGCGACGTGTCATGTCCGGATACTTCAACTACAATGTCATCTATTCAATGAATATTACGGACATTGATGATAAG ATCATCAGACGGGCGCGACAGAACCACCTATGGGAGGCGTATATGGCGGAAGGCAAGCCATGGAACGCCGTTGTCGAGGATACTGTTGTGGCCATGAAG CCTTTCGGTGAAAAGTTGGTCAATGAAACCGACCCAGACAAGAAAGCCATGTATGAACGTATGAAGACACGTATAGAGCTGGCTGTCACTGCGATGGAGGCAGCAGCGAACAACGGGCAGGAATGTCAGGAGGCTCGAAAG AACCTGCTTCTGGCATCCAAAGACGTGTTGGCAGACTGGTTAGATGTCCAACATGGGTCAGAGGTCACAGACAAACTCATATTCTCCAAACTGTCATCACACTTCGAGGAAGAGTACCATTCAGATATGGATAGCTTGAAT GTTCTGCCAGCTGATGTGTTGACGAGAGTGAGTGAATATGTGCCAGAGATCATAGAGTTTGTGCAGAGAATCATAAAGAATGGATATGG GTATGAGTCAAACGGCTCTATATACTTTGACGTTGGAGCGTTTAGTTCCAAGCCCGACCACTACTATGCTAAGCTTGTACCAGAAGCCTATGGCGATATGAAGGCACTCAAAGAAGGCGAAG GAGAATTGAGCATCTCGGAGGATCGTATGGGTGAGAAGAGAAGCCCCAATGACTTTGCCCTGTGGAAGGCTGGCAAGCCCGGGGAGCCCCTGTGGGACTCACCCTGGGGAAAG GGCCGCCCAGGTTGGCATATTGAGTGCTCTGTAATGGCCAGCAGTATTCTGGGAGAGACCCTGGATATTCACACTGGCGGGGTTGACCTCAAGTTTCCACACCATGACAATGAGCTAGCACAGGCTGAG GCCTGCTATGAGAATAACAACTGGGTTCAGTATTTTGTCCACTCCGGTCACCTGACCATCGAGGGCTGCAAAATGTCGAAATCCCTCAAGAACTTTATCTCAATCAAGGACGCTTTGAAGAAACACTCGGCGAGACAGTTAAGGTTGCTGTTCTTGCTTCACTCGTGGAAGGATACACTGGATTATGGGACAGACACCATGACAATGGCGTTAAAATATGAGAAACTTGTGACA GAGTTTTACCACATGTTGAAAGACGTCAAGAGGAATGTACCCGGCTCAGGCGTGGCAGCCTTTGATAAGTGGGGTCCTGAGGAAGTGATCCTTAACAACAA ATTCACAGAAGCGAGAGAAGAGGTCCACGAAGCAATCTGTG ATTCTATAGACACCAAACGTACCTGTGCGATTGTGAAGAAACTGATAAGTGCATGCAATATCTACGTACCAGAGGCGCAGACAAGGTCTAGACCAAACAGGAAGTTGCTGGAAAACATCGGAGACTATATTCTCAACATTTTCAGG atatttggAGCAGTGGGAGAGACTGAAGACTGGCTGACAGTTCCTGGAGCAGGCACGAATCAGGGAACTGTAGAT GTTGAAGAGACAGTGATGCCATACTTGACAGTTTTTGCCAACTTCCGAGAAGATATCAGAAAAGTGGCCAGGGAAGAAAAAG TGTCATCGGTACTCAAGGTTTGCGACCAACTCCGAGACGATGTGTTGCCTGAGCTCGGTGTTCGACTGGAGGATAAAGAAGGTCAACCCCCGGTTATCAAACTTGCCGACCGTGAGACATTATTAAGAGAGAAACAGGAAAAATTGAAA CAAGAGGAAGCAAAACGTTtagagaaagaaaagaaaaaacagAAGGCAGAGGCTGAAAAGGCTGCCAAGGAAGCCCAGAAAAGAATACCACCCACAGATATGTTCCGGAGAGAGACGGACAAGTACTCACAGTTTGATGACAAG GGCATGCCGACCCACGATGCCGCAGGCAAGGAGATCTCCAAGTCAGCTCTGAAGAAACTCACCAAGTTGTATGAACAGcaagaaaagaaatacaatgaATATCTCCAGTCCCAGGGCGAGAGGGCACCGGGGGATGGGGCACAGTGA